A stretch of the Perca flavescens isolate YP-PL-M2 chromosome 3, PFLA_1.0, whole genome shotgun sequence genome encodes the following:
- the LOC114552336 gene encoding neoverrucotoxin subunit alpha-like has product MHEHELNDAVHEVLKKLDQKEERAGAARGEQQSAGQPPTQREETRGQGSPSTDQTLRDEPTGQVEEIQQGMRGLDVSAVDPLRVQRSDLMRYSCELTLDTNTMNRNLKLSDNNRKVTLVMKEEQSYPDHPERFDVCPQLLCRDGLTDRCYWEVETSGKVFISVSYRGINRKGNSHDCLLGFNDQSWSLTCSDGFYFVRHNNIVANVSSSPTSGRVAVYVDCPAGSLSFYSVSSDSLIHLYTFNTTFTQTLYPGLGFFSDGSSVSLCPL; this is encoded by the exons ATGCACGAACATGAACTCAATGACGCTGTCCATGAAGTGCTGAAGAAACTG gACCAAAAGGAAG AAAGAGCTGGGGCAGcacggggagagcagcagtcagctgGACAAcctccgacacagagagaggagacgagaggacAGGGAAGCCCGTCTACAGACCAGACACTAAGAGACGAGCCGACAGGAcaag TGGAAGAGATCCAACAGGGCATGAGAGGATTGGATGTATCTGCTGTGGACCCTCTCAG GGTCCAGAGGAGTGATCTGATGAGAT attcctgtgaactcacactggaCACCAACACAATGAACAGAaacctcaaactgtctgacaacaacaggaaggtgacattAGTGATGAAGGAGGAGCagtcatatcctgatcatccagagaggtttgacgtgtgtcctcagctgctgtgtagagatggtctgactgatcgctgttactgggaggtagaGACAAGTGGAAAGGTTTttatatcagtgagttacagaggaatcaacAGGAAAGGAAACAGTCATGACTGTTTGCTTGGATttaatgatcagtcctggagtctgacCTGCTCTGATGGTTTTTACTTTGTCCGTCACAATAACATAGTAGCAAACgtctcctcctcccccacctctggtagagtagcagtgtatgtggactgtcctgctggctctctgtccttctactcagtctcctctgactcactgatccacctctacaccttcaacaccacattcactcagactCTCTATCCTGGTTTGGGGTTCTTCTcagatggttcctcagtgtctctgtgtcctctgtag